From the Campylobacter sp. MIT 99-7217 genome, the window AGTGCTTATTACTTCAAAATAAATCAAGGTCTTAAGCCTAAACTCCCTAAAGTTTTAAGATCCTCTAAACGAATAATACCTGTGATGATGGTTAAAAAGATAATAGGACCCATAAGAAGCTTCAAGCCCTTGATAAAAGGATCTATGGTGTATTTTTTAGAGGCTACGGAAAAATCATGAAAAAACTGAACCACCGAAGAGCTTGAATTTGGATCATAAAAACTTCCAATAGAACCAAAAATAATCCCCAAAAATAGCCCAATAAAAACCCAAAATACAAGACTTTTTCCAAGCTTTCTTGCTATAGGATTCTTATAGGTATAAACATCTGCTGTATTCATAAACAAGACCTTTTAAATTTTTGTGTTTATTGTATTGTAACTTTTTGTAAATTAAATTTTCTTTTATTTTTGAAAAATGTTTTTAAATTTATTGTAAATTTTTACTTTTTTACACTCTTAAAAACTCATATAGTATGATTTAAGTAAGTTTTGATATAATTTTGCTTTAAAATTGATGAGTAAAGGAATAATGCTGTGTCTCAAATTTGGCGGTTTATTAAGGAGTTGCGAGATAAGGAACTTTTTATTTATTCGGCAGCTTTAAGTTTTTATACTATGCTTTCTTTGATACCGATTTTATTTGTGTGCTTTTCTATCTTTACCCAAATTCCAAGTTTTAAGGTGTATTATACAAAGATCAAGGGTTTGATTTTTAACTTCTTGATCCCAGCACAACAAGATCTTATCTCTACTTATCTTGATACCTTTTTAAAAAATAGCGTAAATTTAGGTATAGTTGGGCTTGTGGCTACCGCTTTTACAACCTTAGCCTTTTTTTCAAGCTATGATTTTGTGGTTAATCGTATCACAAAAAATGAACCCAAAACCCTTTGGCAAAGTATAAGCACGCATTGGACCTTGATAACGCTCACTCCTTTAGGGCTTGGGCTTAGTTTTTATATATCAAACTATATTCAAAAGACCTTAGATGATTTTGAGGTGGGATTTAACTTTTTTGAAATTTTGCCCTTTGTTATCATTTGGGCTTTGTTTTTTGTCTCGTTTTCTAGCTCTTCTGCAAAATCAAAGCTTAAAATTCTAGCTCTTACTTCTTTTGGAAGTTCGATGATATGGTATATCAGTAAAAATATTTTTGTGTATTATGTCGTGTATAATAAAACTTATACAAATATCTATGGCTCTTTTTCTACACTTTTGTTTTTCTTTGTGTGGATTTATATTTCTTGGGTGATTTATCTTTATGGCTTGAAGTTTTGTCATCTTTTAAGCAATACTCAAGATGATGAAGTAAAACCAAGAAAGCTTACAACTAAAAAGTCTAGGAAAATACACTGATTTTATTATTTTCTACTCTTATTTTCTTCATTTCTCAATGAATGCATTTGTGTATATAAATTTAAAGATAATTTAAGTA encodes:
- a CDS encoding YihY/virulence factor BrkB family protein, translated to MSQIWRFIKELRDKELFIYSAALSFYTMLSLIPILFVCFSIFTQIPSFKVYYTKIKGLIFNFLIPAQQDLISTYLDTFLKNSVNLGIVGLVATAFTTLAFFSSYDFVVNRITKNEPKTLWQSISTHWTLITLTPLGLGLSFYISNYIQKTLDDFEVGFNFFEILPFVIIWALFFVSFSSSSAKSKLKILALTSFGSSMIWYISKNIFVYYVVYNKTYTNIYGSFSTLLFFFVWIYISWVIYLYGLKFCHLLSNTQDDEVKPRKLTTKKSRKIH